Proteins from one Epinephelus moara isolate mb chromosome 1, YSFRI_EMoa_1.0, whole genome shotgun sequence genomic window:
- the ahctf1 gene encoding protein ELYS isoform X2, protein MHDLTAQVTSSLLPFPRVTIDALGEDEITLDSVLHGKFTVGRSGLAWLACGPHLEVVHAVTGERLSAYCFSGGGEHPPSVLAARDFSWLKRSGLLVGLEEAEGSVLCLYDLGLSRVVKAVVIPGRITAIEPLVSYGGASTSTQHLHQSLRWFFGIAAVVTDLGHVLLVDLCLDDLSCSQSELEASDLQVVTKSPAEIPRLREVSTRQGRHLCLQLNGPSGVGATALQYISRTNQLAVGFSDGYLQLWNMKSLKKEYHSQLEGGRVPVHAFTFQEPENDPRNCCYLWAVQSSQELEGDMVSLRLLQLAFSERKCLASGKILYEGLEYCEERYSQELSGTAFPLRTQAADTRLLSCQTIEKFRPHPDRDDSMNEVASPDTSVSIFSWQVKVYGQGTPSTYIGVFDINRWYHAQMPDSLRTGESLQNCPYLAVWSLDPVVKMVSQHVLLDVVVHDRSLSRGLPFTCPPPEQYFNPTTYNFDATCLLNAGIVHLTCSGYQKETLSFLKKAAPCSSDVISTSYSRCLMSGLLSSRLADTQASSLSQVEQLDAILSTAVETSSLGLITGCIKQWTAEEQPGSALNLRYILDWAWNKVVQTKEELDGICAPLFDSSSNFTDPQTLQLLQHSQRLLGNLSTIFHCLLSEAHELTQKGLVGLINKNMVSSLISKYAQVVLWFCRTGLLPEGSDDDALQISRPFYTHSVISNYYTIRREELTRLAKGKWCADCLMIDGLVGQCGEHLINLWKRDEGGTGQYPPPTLHALLDIYLLDNIDEATKHAIVIYLLLDVMYSFPNKEGASVESFPTAFAIPIGLVKLVQGLWLLDHHDHQSSFELLLHPAASQCQFDWQHERVLQALMCQGQHSVALRYFHVTKPPISSTSQAKLCMSVLLHNRCLIEAWSLLRQHSNRLNMSELLGFLYESCQELGLIKELLKLPLGVPEQECLEKFLQGTGGLQNRELLMVHYLQQANYIPALQLNHGLKMNLVNERDPKLKERSNIRNSILDQYGRVLPRVQRKLAMERSKPYQHPHTIHREVSRPQPLSTISKRSVNEKVMSRAGFINNVLTKIEEVWLGKGATPQSSPAKSPRAADQSPKPSSSSAIPDPFLGTPITMTSKRKSRLLDLVVHPSCQTPRPVLSPPRPPSSWVSPKSIGKAPELSLLQTPQVVKRARALAASGPVFSGFTPQSILRSSLRPTPVATPSASPGRSITPPLRSKESRITFIEETESPEREKGIRWTNGMAADSEISLLTRGSTLSKATHKTWSSQPAEEEENGDEEGEQPRVKFLPPEGGIPSPQLRCFQSESTSIHEVAAETRPSDATQPQLNLSFDTSHTSVRSTDTTLEFYDAPLPDLSENQEGEEGHTATEKEEEVVTLNIKDLAENQEPEEEPTPTTELTPPLTSEAGEKEEEEEVKEDKTAKDVMEIALEEEAKNEEDVEFKEEDEQDVESTHEHEDAAAPQQEEMSTHNEVCNQVTESMDSGAEVESADLPVGEDVQTEQTEVTEFTEFTEYLKPSDATEPTNDAEEELEQSTDLTEFVQRHLFGSDLSPPLTRSGIHDASQTLTSFNSELPGEAEEEAQAAVEAPPVFTSQKSTASVTSSEPTGTDSHSVVSVNDSEDLSSALSEEEEEEEEDEEEEESDQAEEEEEEEEGDEEEEEEEDSGSEVEIIEEVQGNGRLPPLQPSSVFVQQGHTHFLPGLPEQEAAEFSLITPGTEIKMVEEDMEGEVVMVRLGADEGGMEADEDEQGSSYMELKPSTTLLVPLELVEGQDSLIHPQLGLPDLQQTIVPDDPRSESQSGFSLMLDLDEEGNKEADMLPMENDLQSSDPPTLFPAVEVIDELEAKPEVIVLGTDDQDPLLSEEVLEEDHREEMDTLDGIELDGLTESEIVKLGEEADVQTENTGENHENEDTEEQSNAELVMLVEDHKAEGPSAAEPSPEEDVPAVTMVEDHEPEVLSASEPSPEEDIPAVTLGEDHEHEVLSASAPSPVEELLAAVEDKDSTAEKDATEEKMGEDKPTPAEDQEEPEENGPVDMDKDTIPSTETSTVEEEKQQDHKVLSETEDNKEDINTETETKRRTRGRPRKDNDVKEEKPMEQVLSSNTQPEEPSVPETPTSQRKKKAPSTPTRRTTRGRTVTFISPLLEEVEEPEEEAETSTLVPASPRRTPRKGKQTKDTKVRASTPRRSTRNAQPEPPRDEFEEEDAMDNDTTVATTSKVSSPARRRVSQRATSTRTSQRTQKESEEVSEVKDEEEQEEVTDTKLSRRRTSKTSTPAKQRTTQGNTPRRSSRRILNSSVVESTPLEILKEEEQLEVTPSPVKRNLRKSKTELSETQPAVQEEKEEEPKKPSSPGRATRQSNRITLNVYPEVKLVPVSIPQSARKTRGETITENIKKSGVQLEPELNSNAGHTNSRRPTRSKLWDHPEEDLPLLDSPLEVDSETPVADALIKRLQDEEDKPDGGVVVTKIVRTSKRSTKSSVEQVHSLLSVKDSLVPEPEEEESSPGEHSFIYSPSRRRTRASRAESPGPSEESAAPVTRSRRRVVKDASVAPHDEIASEENQVEVEKAAGPSKTRKAGRPTAKSKAALEPPPVAEVDLISPLPSPTSPVPRALKRIMEGEAPAPSMNLRRKRIMDTVFTKPVTRRKKL, encoded by the exons ATGCATGACCTGACTGCCCAAGTTACCAGCAGCCTGCTGCCTTTCCCAAGAGTGACTATAGATGCTTTAGGGGAGGATGAGATCACCCTGGACTCTGTGCTACATGGGAAATTCACTGTTG gcCGCAGTGGGCTGGCCTGGCTGGCCTGTGGCCCTCACCTGGAGGTTGTCCATGCAGTGACAGGAGAACGGCTGTCTGCATACTGCTTCAGTGGCGGAGGCGAGCACCCACCCAGTGTCCTCGCTGCCAGGGACTTCAGCTGGCTCAAACG GTCTGGATTACTGGTTGGCTTGGAGGAAGCAGAGGGCAGCGTGCTGTGTCTATATGACCTGGGACTGTCAAGGGTGGTCAAAGCTGTGGTTATACCAGGCAGG ATTACAGCTATTGAGCCATTAGTAAGTTATGGCGGCGCAAGCACATCCACCCAGCATCTTCACCAGAGTCTGCGCTGGTTCTTTGGCATTGCTGCCGTAGTAACAGATCTAGGTCATGTTCTGCTTGTGGACCTGTGTCTCGACGACCTGTCCTGCAGCCAAAGTGAACTGGAGGCTTCAG ACCTGCAGGTAGTGACCAAATCTCCTGCAGAGATCCCGAGGCTAAGAGAAGTCAGCACCAGACAGGGCAGACATCTTTGTCTCCAGCTGAATGGGCCCAGTGGAGTCGGAGCCACAGCTCTGCAGTACATCTCCAGGACCAACCAGCTGGCAGTGGGATTTTCAGATGGATACCTACAGCTGTGGAACATGAAGTCTCTAAAGAAGGA ATACCACTCCCAGTTAGAGGGTGGCAGGGTGCCTGTGCATGCCTTCACCTTCCAGGAGCCAGAAAATGACCCCAGGAACTGTTGCTACCTCTGGGCTGTCCAGTCTTCTCAGGAACT TGAGGGAGATATGGTCAGCCTCCGCCTGCTTCAGCTGGCCTTCAGTGAAAGGAAGTGTCTAGCTTCTGGGAAGATCCTCTATGAG GGTCTGGAGTACTGTGAGGAACGTTACAGTCAGGAACTAAGTGGCACAGCCTTCCCTCTCAGGACCCAGGCCGCAGACACCCGCCTGCTGAGTTGCCAGACCATCGAGAAGTTCCGACCCCATCCGGACAGAGATGACAGCATGAACGAAG TTGCATCTCCAGACACCAGTGTTTCTATCTTCAGCTGGCAAGTCAAGGTCTATGGCCAGGGAACCCCATCTACTTACATTGGGGTTTTTGACATCAACCGCTGGTACCACGCACAGATGCCAGACTCTCTAAG AACGGGAGAGTCTCTGCAAAACTGTCCCTACCTGGCAGTTTGGTCTCTGGACCCAGTGGTGAAAATGGTGTCTCAACACGTCCTCCTGGATGTGGTGGTGCACGACCGCAGCCTGAGCAGGGGCCTGCCCTTCACCTGCCCCCCACCAGAACAGTACTTTAACCCCACCACATATAACTTTG ATGCTACCTGCTTGCTCAACGCTGGAATTGTGCACTTAACCTGCTCTGGGTATCAGAAAGAG ACCCTGAGCTTTTTGAAGAAAGCTGCTCCTTGTTCCAGTGATGTCATCTCCACTAGCTACTCTCGCTGCCTCATGTCCGGCCTTCTCTCATCTCGCCTGGCTGACACTCAGGCCTCTAGCCTctcacag GTGGAGCAGCTGGATGCCATCTTGTCCACAGCGGTAGAGACCAGTTCCTTGGGACTGATCACTGGCTGCATCAAACAGTGGACTGCAGAAG AACAACCAGGCTCTGCACTGAACCTGCGCTACATCCTGGACTGGGCCTGGAACAAAGTGGTCCAGACCAAGGAGGAACTGGATGGCATCt GTGCACCACTGTTTGACAGCTCATCCAACTTCACAGACCCTCAGACCCTTCAGCTGCTACAGCACAGCCAGAGACTGCTGGGAAACCTTAGCACCATTTTCCACTGTCTGCTCAGTGAAGCTCACGAGCTCACACAAAAAG gtcTGGTGGGTCTGATAAACAAGAACATGGTGTCCAGTCTGATTTCCAAGTACGCTCAGGTGGTGCTCTGGTTCTGTCGTACGGGTCTGCTGCCTGAAGGATCAG ACGACGACGCTCTTCAGATCTCCAGGCCTTTCTACACTCACTCAGTCATCAGCAACTATTATACTATACGCAGGGAGGAGCTCACCAGGCTGGCTAA AGGCAAGTGGTGCGCAGACTGCCTGATGATCGACGGTTTGGTTGGTCAGTGTGGTGAACACTTGATCAATCTCTGGAAGAGGGATGAGGGTGGGACAGGGCAATACCCACCACCTACATTGCAT GCCTTGTTGGACATTTATCTACTGGACAACATTGATGAAGCTACCAAGCATGCAATT GTGATTTACCTGTTGCTGGATGTCATGTACTCCTTCCCCAATAAGGAGGGAGCATCAGTGGAGTCTTTCCCCACAGCTTTTGCTATTCCTATTGGACTGGTGAAACTGGTGCAAGGCCTCTGGCTGCTGGACCATCACGACCACCAG AGTTCCTTTGAGTTGCTCCTGCATCCAGCTGCCTCTCAGTGTCAGTTTGACTGGCAGCACGAGCGTGTCCTGCAAGCACTGATGTGCCAGGGCCAACACTCAGTGGCACTGCGATACTTCCACGTTACAAAGCCCCCGATTTCCTCCACCTCCCAGGCCAAACTCTGCATGTCTGTACTGCTACACAACAG GTGTCTCATAGAAGCGTGGTCTTTACTTCGGCAGCACTCTAACCGCCTCAACATGAGTGAGCTGCTGGGCTTTCTGTATGAGAGCTGCCAGGAGCTGGGCCTCATCAAGGAGCTGCTCAAGCTGCCCCTGGGAGTTCCCGAGCAG GAATGTTTAGAGAAGTTTCTCCAGGGCACAGGGGGACTCCAGAACAGAGAACTGCTGATGGTTCATTACCTTCAGCAGGCCAACTACATTCCCGCCCTGCAGCTCAACCACGGCCTCAAAATGAACCTGGTG AATGAGCGAGACCCAAAGCTTAAAGAGCGATCCAACATCAGGAACTCAATATTGGATCAGTACGGCAGAGTTTTGCCCAGAGTCCAGAGGAAACTGGCAATGGAGAGATCAAAGCCCTACCAGCATCCCCACACCATCCACAGAGAAG TTTCTCGGCCACAGCCACTATCAACCATCAGTAAGCGCTCCGTCAATGAGAAGGTGATGTCGAGGGCCGGCTTCATCAACAACGTCCTGACCAAGATTGAGGAGGTGTGGTTAGGCAAAGGAGCTACGCCGCAGTCCTCCCCAGCCAAGAG CCCCAGGGCAGCAGATCAGAGCCCCaagccctcctcctcctcagccatTCCCGACCCCTTCCTGGGAACCCCTATCACCATGACCTCCAAACGAAAATCAAG GCTGCTGGACTTGGTGGTTCACCCCTCCTGTCAGACCCCTCGCCCTGTGCTCAGCCCTCCCAGACCTCCCAGCTCCTGGGTTTCTCCTAAGAGTATCGGCAAGGCCCCTGAACTCAGTCTGCTGCAAACACCCCAGGTGGTCAAG CGAGCTCGGGCTTTGGCTGCTTCTGGTCCAGTGTTCTCAGGATTCACTCCCCAGTCCATCCTGCGCAGCAGCCTGAGGCCCACACCTGTCGCCACCCCGTCTGCTTCTCCAGGACGCTCCATCACACCCCCACTCCGCAGCAAAGAGAGTCGCATCACCTTCATTGAAGAGACAGAATCTCCTGAACGGGAGAAGGGTATCCGATGGACCAATGGG ATGGCAGCAGACAGTGAAATTAGCTTGCTGACCAGAGGCTCCACACTATCCAAGGCTACACATAAGACCTGGTCCTCACAGCccgcagaggaggaagagaatggAGATGAAGAAGGGGAGCAACCTCGTGTGAAGTTCTTGCCTCCAGAAGGTGGTATTCCCTCCCCACAGCTGAGATGCTTTCAGAGCGAGTCAACCTCCATCCATGAAGTCGCTGCAGAAACCAGACCATCAGATGCAACACAACCACAACTTAACCTGAGCTTTGACACCAGCCACACATCTGTCCGTTCAACAGACACCACGCTAGAGTTTTATGATGCACCTCTTCCTGATCTCTCAGAGAaccaggagggagaggaggggcaCACTGCtacagagaaagaagaggaggtaGTGACACTGAACATCAAAGACCTAGCTGAAAATCAAGAACCAGAGGAAGAGCCCACGCCAACCACTGAGCTAACCCCTCCCCTGACATCAGAGGCtggagaaaaggaggaagaagaggaggtgaaAGAAGACAAAACAGCTAAGGATGTGATGGAGATTGCTCTTGAAGAGGAGGCTAAAAACGAGGAAGATGTTGAGTTCAAAGAGGAGGATGAACAGGATGTTGAGTCAACTCATGAGCATGAAGATGCTGCAGCTCCTCAGCAAGAGGAGATGTCTACTCACAATGAAG TTTGTAACCAGGTAACTGAGAGCATGGACTCTGGTGCTGAAGTCGAATCTGCGGATCTACCAGTGGGAGAGGACGTCCAGACAGAACAGACAGAGGTCACTGAATTCACAGAGTTCACCGAGTATCTGAAACCATCTGATGCCACCGAACCCACAAATGACGCAGAAGAGGAGCTGGAGCAATCAACAG ATCTGACGGAATTTGTGCAGAGACATCTCTTCGGCAGCGATCTGTCTCCTCCGCTCACCCGCTCAGGAATCCACGACGCATCACAGACCCTGACATCCTTTAACAG TGAGCTGCCAGGTGAGGCTGAAGAGGAGGCGCAGGCAGCTGTTGAAGCTCCACCGGTGTTCACCAGCCAAAAATCTACTGCCTCTGTGACATCCTCTGAGCCAACTGGCACAGACTCCCACT CTGTTGTGAGTGTAAATGATAGTGAAGACCTTTCTAGTGCTCTGtctgaggaagaagaagaagaagaagaagatgaggaggaggaggagtctgatcaagctgaggaggaggaggaggaggaagaaggggatgaagaggaggaggaggaagaagactCTGGTAGTGAGGTGGAGATCATTGAGGAGGTCCAGGGTAATGGGAGACTACCACCCCTCCAACCCAGTTCAGTCTTTGTacaacaaggacacacacacttcctgccAGGTCTGCCAGAGCAAGAGGCTGCGGAGTTCTCTCTGATCACACCTGGCACAGAGATAAAG ATGGTAGAGGAGGACATGGAAGGTGAGGTGGTGATGGTGAGACTCGGGGCAGATGAAGGTGGgatggaggcagatgaggaTGAGCAAGGATCATCATACATGGAGCTCAAACCCTCCACCACTCTCCTGGTACCCCTGGAGCTTGTGGAGGGGCAGGACAGCCTGATCCATCCACAGCTGGGTCTTCCAGATCTTCAGCAAACAATTGTGCCAGACGACCCGAGATCTGAATCTCAGAGCGGCTTCTCTCTGATGCTGGATTTGGACGAGGAAGGGAATAAAGAGGCAGACATGCTGCCCATGGAGAACGATTTGCAGTCCTCTGACCCTCCCACTCTGTTTCCAGCAGTGGAGGTTATTGATGAACTTGAGGCCAAACCTGAGGTTATTGTTCTGGGCACAGATGATCAGGATCCTCTTTTGTCTGAAGAAGTGTTAGAAGAGGACCACAGGGAAGAGATGGACACCTTGGATGGAATTGAGTTAGATGGACTGACAGAGTCAGAAATTGTAAAACTGGGTGAGGAAGCTGACGtacaaactgaaaacactggGGAAAACCATGAGAACGAGGATACTGAGGAACAGAGCAATGCAGAGTTAGTAATGTTGGTTGAAGACCATAAAGCTGAAGGTCCTTCAGCCGCTGAACCAAGTCCAGAGGAAGACGTCCCTGCAGTGACGATGGTTGAAGATCATGAACCTGAAGTTCTTTCAGCCTCTGAACCAAGTCCTGAGGAAGACATCCCTGCAGTGACGTTGGGTGAAGATCATGAACATGAAGTTCTTTCAGCCTCTGCACCAAGCCCAGTGGAAGAACTCCTGGCAGCTGTGGAAGACAAAGACTCTACTGCAGAGAAAGATGCTACTGAGGAGAAGATGGGAGAGGACAAACCAACACCTGCTGAGGACCAGGAAGAGCCTGAAGAGAATGGACCTGTTGATATGGACAAGGACACAATTCCCAGCACGGAGACATCaactgttgaggaggagaagcagcaggacCACAAAGTGTTATCAGAGACAGAAGATAACAAGGAAGACATTAATACAGAGACGGAAACAAAAAGGAGAACCAGGGGAAGACCGAGAAAAGATAACGATGTTAAGGAAGAGAAACCTATGGAGCAGGTTTTGAGCTCAAATACCCAACCAGAGGAACCATCTGTGCCAGAGACCCCCACTTctcagaggaaaaagaaagcTCCCTCCACCCCAACAAGGAGGACCACGAGAGGGAGGACGGTTACCTTTATCTCTCCCCTCctggaggaagtggaggagccagaggaggaggcagaaaCAAGCACTCTGGTGCCTGCCTCGCCACGTCGCACACCTCGAAAAGGTAAACAGACCAAAGACACTAAAGTCCGAGCTAGCACACCTCGAAGAAGTACTCGCAATGCCCAGCCAGAGCCTCCGAGAGACGAGTTTGAAGAGGAGGACGCCATGGATAATGATACCACAGTTGCAACAACCTCAAAGGTCTCTTCTCCAGCCAGACGGCGGGTTTCCCAGAGGGCCACCTCAACAAGGACCAGCCAGAGGACCCAGAAAGAAAGTGAGGAGGTGTCTGAAGTCAAAGATGAGGAAGAACAAGaggaggtcacagatacaaaaCTTTCTCGACGACGAACCTCCAAAACTTCAACACCGGCTAAACAAAGAACCACTCAGGGAAACACTCCAAGGAGGTCCAGCAGAAGGATATTGAATAGCAGCGTGGTGGAGTCAACACCGTTAGAGATCTTGAAAGAAGAGGAACAGCTGGAGGTCACTCCATCCCCTGTCAAACGCAACCTCAGGAAGAGTAAGACCGAACTATCAGAGACGCAGCCAGCCGtgcaggaagagaaagaggaggagccAAAGAAACCCTCTAGCCCTGGTAGGGCGACTCGACAGTCCAATCGGATCACCCTAAATGTTTATCCAGAA GTGAAACTGGTTCCTGTATCAATTCCTCAGAGTGCTAGGAAGACGAGAGGAGAGACAATTACTGAAAATATAAAGAAGAGTGGAGTTCAACTTGAGCCTGAACTTAACAGTAACGCTGGTCACACCAACTCCCGTCGACCCACCAGAAGCAAACTCTGGGATCACCCTGAGGAAGACCTTCCCTTACTGGACTCACCGTTGGAGGTGGATTCTGAAACCCCTGTTGCGGACGCCCTCATCAAGAGACTTCAGGATGAGGAAGACAAGCCGGATG GAGGAGTGGTCGTCACCAAGATAGTAAGAACCAGCAAGAGGAGTACGAAGTCATCAGTGGAGCAGGTTCACTCACTACTCTCTGTAAAAGACAGCCTGGTCCCTGaacctgaggaggaggagtctAGTCCAGGCGAGCATTCATTCATCTACTCCCCCTCACGAAGAAGAACAAGAG ctTCAAGAGCAGAGTCTCCCGGCCCGAGTGAAGAGTCTGCAGCGCCCGTCACTCGCAGCAGGAGAAGAGTTGTCAAAGATGCCTCTGTTGCTCCTCAT gaTGAAATTGCTTCAGAAGAAAATCAGGTTGAAGTGGAGAAAGCAGCAGGACCTTCTAAGACCAGAAAAGCAGGCAGACCAACGGCCAA GTCCAAAGCAGCATTGGAGCCGCCTCCCGTAGCAGAGGTGGACCTGATCTCGCCTCTGCCCAGCCCAACTAGTCCGGTTCCACGAGCACTGAAGAGGATTATGGAGGGAGAGGCCCCGGCCCCGAGCATGAATCTGCGACGCAAACGCATAATGGACACCGTTTTCACAAAACCCGTCACACGGAGAAAGAAACTTTGA